The Thermodesulfobacteriota bacterium genome includes a region encoding these proteins:
- a CDS encoding VOC family protein: MKVNKVDHICIAVKNIDDARKVWEPVLGKSGPDDEYIDESEKIKVARYRLGEVGFELMESTTPDGYVARFIEKRGEGVMVISLNVDNTREAMGELKQKDYPFIGGARPFRDCEFAFVHPNKMNGVLLELIDDKGGELKETSQNDD, from the coding sequence ATGAAAGTAAATAAAGTCGATCATATCTGCATTGCGGTTAAAAATATCGATGATGCACGAAAAGTCTGGGAGCCGGTATTGGGCAAATCCGGGCCGGATGACGAATACATCGATGAATCCGAAAAAATCAAGGTGGCCAGATACCGGCTTGGGGAAGTTGGTTTCGAGCTGATGGAATCGACCACGCCCGATGGGTATGTTGCCAGGTTTATCGAGAAAAGGGGCGAAGGCGTCATGGTAATCAGTCTTAATGTTGACAACACCCGTGAGGCCATGGGGGAGCTGAAGCAGAAAGATTATCCCTTTATTGGAGGCGCCCGGCCGTTTCGGGATTGTGAATTTGCTTTTGTTCACCCCAATAAGATGAACGGCGTCCTGCTGGAGCTTATTGACGATAAGGGCGGGGAGTTAAAGGAAACTTCGCAAAATGATGATTGA
- a CDS encoding PhzF family phenazine biosynthesis protein has translation MELNLYQIDAFASRPFEGNPAAVCPIDEWLPDEMMQSIAEENNLSETAFFVPTGDGFHIRWFTPTSEVDLCGHATLASAYVLFNILGYKGNRVVFDSRSGILTVTKDDEWLVMDFPAQPPVLCDIPPEIEKAFDTTPVECLKSEDYMVVFERERDIETANPDFAQLQKLDLRGVIITAKSSGYDFVTRFFAPKYGVFEDPVTGSAYTQLAPYWASQLGKKRFNVKQVSARGGELSCEIVDDRVHISGKAVKYMEGKIKIET, from the coding sequence ATGGAATTAAACTTATACCAGATAGACGCATTTGCCAGCCGGCCTTTTGAAGGCAATCCGGCAGCGGTTTGTCCGATAGACGAATGGCTGCCCGATGAAATGATGCAATCCATTGCGGAAGAAAACAATTTATCTGAAACCGCTTTTTTCGTTCCCACCGGCGATGGATTCCATATTCGATGGTTCACTCCGACCAGTGAAGTGGATTTATGCGGTCACGCCACGCTGGCATCGGCGTACGTGTTGTTTAATATTCTCGGCTACAAGGGCAACCGGGTGGTGTTTGATTCCAGGTCAGGCATACTAACCGTGACCAAGGATGATGAGTGGCTGGTTATGGACTTTCCGGCGCAACCCCCTGTTTTGTGTGATATTCCACCGGAAATTGAAAAAGCTTTTGATACAACACCTGTTGAATGTCTGAAATCAGAAGATTATATGGTCGTTTTTGAGCGGGAAAGGGATATTGAAACGGCAAACCCGGATTTTGCGCAGTTACAAAAGCTGGATTTACGCGGGGTGATTATTACCGCAAAATCATCCGGCTATGATTTTGTCACCCGGTTTTTTGCTCCTAAATATGGCGTTTTCGAAGACCCGGTAACCGGTTCGGCATATACACAACTGGCACCCTATTGGGCATCCCAGCTTGGCAAAAAACGATTTAATGTCAAACAGGTTTCAGCAAGAGGGGGTGAGCTAAGCTGTGAGATCGTTGATGACCGGGTTCATATATCCGGCAAAGCTGTAAAATATATGGAAGGTAAAATCAAAATTGAAACATAA